From the genome of Pelomonas sp. SE-A7, one region includes:
- a CDS encoding 2OG-Fe(II) oxygenase, whose amino-acid sequence MSMQVITPELRRWILEQADAGVSPEQTLAAMRSSGWEDPVSIRALEETLQRALGLTPLQDPNLPKPVPVPEPAMQDAPTTLWAGDREVGILLSMKHPRIVVFGGLLSDEECEAMIALSESRLARSETVTLTQDGSEVNSARTSDGMFFDRGENELCQRIETRLANLLNWPLENGEGLQVLRYRPGAEYLPHYDYFDPQHASTATILKRGGQRVGTVVMYLNTPERGGSTIFPDIGLEVMPVRGNAVFFSYDKPHPSTRTLHGGSPVQAGQKWVATKWMREGLFE is encoded by the coding sequence ATGAGCATGCAAGTCATCACGCCCGAACTCCGACGCTGGATCCTCGAACAGGCCGACGCCGGCGTCAGCCCCGAGCAGACCCTTGCCGCGATGCGCAGCAGCGGCTGGGAAGACCCGGTCAGCATCCGCGCATTGGAAGAGACCTTGCAGCGAGCCTTGGGCCTGACCCCACTTCAGGATCCGAACCTGCCCAAGCCGGTGCCGGTGCCCGAGCCGGCGATGCAAGATGCTCCCACCACGCTCTGGGCCGGTGACCGCGAGGTCGGCATCCTGCTGAGCATGAAACATCCGCGCATCGTGGTCTTTGGTGGCCTGCTGTCGGACGAGGAATGCGAAGCCATGATTGCGCTGTCGGAGAGCCGCCTGGCGCGGTCCGAGACGGTCACGCTGACGCAGGATGGCAGCGAGGTGAACTCGGCTCGTACCAGCGATGGCATGTTCTTCGATCGTGGCGAGAACGAGCTTTGCCAACGCATTGAAACGCGGCTCGCCAACTTGCTGAACTGGCCACTGGAGAACGGCGAAGGCCTGCAGGTGCTGCGCTACCGCCCCGGTGCCGAGTACCTGCCGCACTACGACTACTTTGATCCCCAGCACGCCAGTACGGCGACCATCCTCAAGCGCGGCGGCCAGCGGGTCGGCACGGTGGTGATGTACCTCAACACGCCCGAGCGTGGCGGTTCGACGATCTTTCCGGACATCGGGCTGGAGGTGATGCCGGTGCGCGGCAACGCCGTCTTCTTCAGCTATGACAAGCCCCATCCCAGCACTCGCACCTTGCACGGCGGTTCACCGGTGCAGGCCGGCCAGAAATGGGTGGCGA